In Nostoc edaphicum CCNP1411, the sequence GCCGATGACATTATCAAAGTTGACTACATTAAATGTCAATGTTCCCAGACCAGGGACATTGAGGGCAGAGATAGTTTGAGCTTGTAGGTCAGCATCGGCAGGTACTCCAGACAAAGATTGAGATGCATCTATAGTGTTGTTGGCAACAGTGACATCAGCAATTACTTTCTCTACTTGAAAAACTGTGTCTGTTCCAAAACCACCAGCTTTTTCAACTGTCCCTACACCTGACAAGGTGACACGTTTACCTAAGTTGCTGTAGTCTGCGGTATCCTCACCATCTCCGCCATTAATGCTGTCGTCACCTCGACTGCCCTTAAATGTATCATCGCCACCACCACCAGCCAACGTATCATTAGCATCTCCACCATCAATGAGGTCATTTCCAAGACCACCGGAGATATTGTCATTGCCTCCACGACCAGAAATCTGATCGTCACCACTAGTACCCACCAAAAAGTCATTGTTAGGAGTACCAACAATAATGGACATAATATATAACCTTTATAGTTTTGCAGATCAAGTTCGCCTGATCAACGTAATACTCGCATGCTACATTGATTTGAATTATGAATTTATGATGAAATATACTTCAACATAAGTAATGGTATTTTATATATCTGGCGAGAGAAAAATGGTCTTGTTTAATAAAATTATTTAAATTTGTTAAAGGGACTCAAAATGCGGGTATTCTGTGCCATAAATTTTAGAAAACAATAAAATATAAGACTCATACACTACAAATTCATTTTCTCTTTGAAATAAAGAGAATAGGTTGTTTTACTTTTTTAAAGTATCCATTAATAGTAAATAGACCATCAAAATTTTTCGGATAAACCCAAGAATCTCTCTTTTCGTCTGGGTAAAGGTTAAAAGGCAAGGGGTAAAGGTAAATTTAAACCCTTTCCCCTTTAACCAAAAAGTATTGAATAGATTATGTTGTAGGGGCACAGCAATATTTATAAGGTTGTGGTAAGATTTATTACTATTTTTACATAATTATACGTATTAAGGTAACGTTCGCACTTAGATCAAAATTGCCTAGCTTTCAGCCTAGTTTGCATAACTTCCGATACATTACCGCAAATGCGCTGATATTTTAATTTCCCTTCTTCATAAATTCCGCAAAAACACCGTTACGCTATTTGTCCTTGTGATCAAAACTGAGAGCATCCAGTTTATGAGGGCGTGTTTATGACCAACCCTGTAAAGACGGTTATCCAAGTCAATCTGGAGATAGCTCTAGAAGTAGCTCAAGAATTGGAGCAGGCTCCATACACTCAACTCAGTACTTATTGTTTAGAGATTTTACGGGAGATAGGATGTCCTGGTACTGAACTCCCAGTTAACTTACAAACTCGCGATCAGCAGCTAAACTTTATCACAGGCTTTGCATCTTATGCTTTTGGGGAGGTACAAAGTGTATAAGGCATTAATTGAAGATATATTTTATGATTCGGAAGGGACAGAAGAAACTACTTTTCCTGCCACAGATGAAGATTTATTAATTTTAACAGAAAAATTTTTAGGGTTTGAAATTCCCTCAAAGGTTTTCTTGCAAGCTATAGCCATTGCTGATTACGACGGTGCAGCGGCTTTTCGCTACGTTGATAATTATTTGATTACTCAGCAACATCTACGGCTAATCCTTCTAAACCGCGATCGCTAGCTACTACAGGTATACCAGCTGCCATTGCCTCTAAAGTTTTATTTTTAATGCCAAACCCAGTTCGCATGGGTACAACGCAGATGGTGGCTTGATGTAAATATTCTGCCATCGAAGGTACACGCCCAAGCACATTAATCCCTGGCTTTTTATTAAGTGCTAAAACTTCTGGCACCGGATGAGAACCGACAATATCGAAAGTTGTATTGGGATACAATTTTTGGATTTCTGGCAAGACTTCGTTGCTGAAAAAGCAGACAGCATCAATGTTTGCTAAATTGTCCATTGCACCGATAAAAATTAAGCGATGTCCTCCGGGATCTTTGGTGCGGTTGGGGAAAGAAACTAAATCTACGCCATTGGGAATAACTGTAATCTCACTATTGGGGTTAAATTCTTGTAGTTGAATTTTATCTTCTTCTGTTGTCGCGACAATTGCCGAAAACTTAGCACAGTAGCTTTGCTCATAACGACGTAAAAGTGGCAGATTAATTTTGTCTCGGAGGGAATTTTCCGAAATGCCAGTTGCTAGTTGGTTACGACAGGTAGCGTAAACAGAACTATGAACATTAACTATGGTTTTTAGCTGTTTCTGAAAATGTGGCTGCACATAAATTTCATTGACGCTATGTTCGCAGGTAATCACATCACATTTCCCCGCTTCCACCCAGTTATCAACCCAGGCTTGCATCTCAGCTGAGTAACGATTGAGTACACTTGGGGGTGTCCCCTGTTGCAAAAATCTACCAAATCGTTGTATTTTCTGCAATATTCCGGTGGTTCGAGAATCTGGCGGGCGTTCAAAAATGGCTAGATGATCCACACAATCGCGTAATCCTGCTACTTCTGCGTCTGTAACATCGCTCTCGCGTTGAGTCGCAAGGGTAACAGTATGGCGTTGACTCAAGTACTTAAGTAAATTAAATGTCCTGACTTGGGTTCCCCCGCGCGTTGCTGGGTAGGGAAAGGTGGAAGATAGCATTAAAATGTTCATATAAGTGATGAATCAAATGTGATATGTACACCATGACCTCATTGGAGGCTGTATGTCATCATTTGATTTATTAAAAAGAATTCAGGAGTCATATAGTCATTTTCAATCCGGTGAGGTACAGGTATGCAAATAGACCTAACCCCCTTCCCGAAGCCTACGATGTACACACAAATCTTAAATAGCTGATTAACCAGCGTTTTACCCCACCCTAACCCTCCCCTTGCAAAGGGGAGGGAACTAGATTTCCGGCTTCCCCCCAATGCATCGGGGGGATTGAGGGGGGTAATTCGACTTGTGTGTACACCGTAGTTGCAAAGGGGAGGGAACCGGATTTCTTTTTTCCCACCATGCATCGGGAGAATTGAGCAGGGTGGTTTCATACAACCAGAGAAAAACTAAAACTGGGTTTCAAAGCCTCTCTCCGTTTCGGGGAG encodes:
- a CDS encoding glycosyltransferase family 4 protein; translated protein: MNILMLSSTFPYPATRGGTQVRTFNLLKYLSQRHTVTLATQRESDVTDAEVAGLRDCVDHLAIFERPPDSRTTGILQKIQRFGRFLQQGTPPSVLNRYSAEMQAWVDNWVEAGKCDVITCEHSVNEIYVQPHFQKQLKTIVNVHSSVYATCRNQLATGISENSLRDKINLPLLRRYEQSYCAKFSAIVATTEEDKIQLQEFNPNSEITVIPNGVDLVSFPNRTKDPGGHRLIFIGAMDNLANIDAVCFFSNEVLPEIQKLYPNTTFDIVGSHPVPEVLALNKKPGINVLGRVPSMAEYLHQATICVVPMRTGFGIKNKTLEAMAAGIPVVASDRGLEGLAVDVAE